In Lycium ferocissimum isolate CSIRO_LF1 chromosome 11, AGI_CSIRO_Lferr_CH_V1, whole genome shotgun sequence, a single genomic region encodes these proteins:
- the LOC132036260 gene encoding uncharacterized protein LOC132036260: MEDIGLFSQAWMWLQSKKDCYFVVRTAAGCFRDKIGIFNERIWPIVCCGCAKLGKFLFILFRYWKDCLVRGCRSFVGLGSAALLLIMWSCFLSLTSMSCLVYVLLSMGAAGAAVQYLGCTPGLFIVGLFGILVLWMYANFWITGVLFIVGGYLFSLNHARLVVLMATIYAMYCVKVRVGWLGVCLSINLAFLSNDLVNYLLQWCDNLSETTHVEDYKESEPFTEDDFSTDYESSVPVDEPEKVEKVHACKTFSNAASTSSVVIQQKEPPARSVVREDANSIIEMKRILDSADHYEALGVARHKKIDVVLLKKEYRKKAMLVHPDKNMGSSLASESFKKLQCSYEVLSDAVKKRDYDEQLRKEESKSVLQRSPSTSNPESSNYCSEESRRIHCTKCGNSHIWICTNRTKVKARWCQDCCQYHQAKDGDGWVEYKGSLVFNRPQKAEIPRAFVCAEGKIFDVSEWAICQGMACRPNTHRPSFHVNMVGLEKSTQRSNSSRYPWDFDAEMTDEDEEFELWLQQALASGLFCETPKRRKTWSPFKLNQMKGKKQWRRSS; the protein is encoded by the exons ATGGAGGACATTGGGTTATTTTCTCAAGCTTGGATGTGGTTGCAATCAAAGAAAGATTGTTACTTTGTTGTAAGGACAGCTGCTGGCTGTTTTAGGGACAAAATTGGGATTTTTAATGAGAGGATTTGGCCAATTGTTTGCTGTGGATGTGCAAAACTGGGAAAGTTTCTATTTATCTTGTTCAGATACTGGAAGGATTGTTTAGTAAGGGGATGTCGATCGTTCGTTGGGCTTGGATCCGCCGCGTTGCTCCTTATTATGTGGAGCTGTTTTCTAAGTTTAACATCAATGTCATGTCTGGTTTATGTGCTCCTTAGTATG GGTGCTGCAGGGGCTGCCGTTCAGTATTTGGGTTGCACTCCTGGGCTTTTCATTGTTGGGCTCTTTGGTATTTTAGTTTTGTGGATGTATGCCAACTTTTGGATTACTGGTGTGTTGTTTATAGTTGGAG GTTATCTATTTTCCTTAAACCATGCAAGACTTGTGGTATTAATGGCTACCATATATGCTATGTATTGTGTTAAAGTTCGAGTTGGATGGCTCGGAGTTTGTCTCTCAATAAATCTTGCGTTCCTCTCAAATGACTTAGTGAACTACTTACTCCAGTGGTGTGACAATTTGAGTGAAACCACACATGTTGAAGATTATAAAGAGTCTGAACCGTTTACTGAGGATGACTTCTCCACCGATTATGAGTCATCAGTTCCGGTGGATGAACCTGAAAAGGTTGAAAAGGTTCACGCTTGCAAAACATTCAGCAACGCTGCTTCTACTTCATCAGTTGTAATCCAACAGAAAGAACCCCCAGCTAGGTCAGTAGTTAGAGAAGATGCAAATTCAATTATTGAGATGAAGCGAATACTAGATAGTGCAGATCATTATGAAGCACTAGGGGTTGCTCGACACAAGAAAATTGACGTtgtacttttgaaaaaagaatatCGGAAAAAG GCAATGCTTGTGCACCCAGACAAAAACATGGGAAGTTCACTTGCCAGTGAATCATTTAAGAAACTTCAATGTTCATATGAG GTTCTTTCTGATGCTGTCAAGAAGCGAGACTATGATGAGCAACTCAGAAAGGAAGAATCTAAGAGTGTATTGCAAAGATCACCTAGCACTTCTAACCCG GAATCTTCCAATTACTGTTCAGAAGAGTCGAGGCGTATCCACTGTACAAAATGTGGCAACTCGCACATTTGGATCTGCACCAATAGGACAAAGGTCAAGGCAAGATGGTGTCAG GATTGTTGTCAATATCACCAAGCCAAAGATGGGGATGGATGGGTAGAGTACAAAGGATCATTGGTTTTCAATCGACCACAAAAG GCGGAGATACCTCGTGCTTTCGTATGTGCTGAGGGCAAGATATTTGATGTGTCAGAATGGGCCATATGTCAG GGTATGGCATGTAGACCCAATACCCATAGGCCAAGTTTCCATGTAAACATGGTTGGATTAGAGAAATCAACCCAGAGATCCAATTCAAGTAGGTATCCGTGGGATTTCGATGCTGAGATGacagatgaagatgaagaattcGAGCTGTGGCTCCAGCAAGCATTAGCATCTGGACTTTTTTGTGAGACGCCAAAGCGAAGAAAGACTTGGAGTCCTTTCAAGTTGAATCAGATGAAAGGAAAGAAGCAATGGAGAAGGTCTTCATGA
- the LOC132036261 gene encoding uncharacterized protein LOC132036261 yields the protein MRLSFIRSISCCAVSSSPTTSVKPQTPLFLKPSNYKTTLKDLKKWRLWAKTLASSVGSTFLKLDNGPHSDLLLRELNWLIEDSIETPKSLLQESHTVSLRVCLDELYDLWKQRVEKRRPFQYVVGCEHWRDLVLSVQEGVLIPRPETELIVDLVNDVVKDNEGLREGLWGDLGTGSGALAIGIARILGCEGRVIATDLSHVATAVASYNVQRYDLEDKVLVKQGSWFEPLRDNEGEFVGLVSNPPYIPSKDIGGLQAEVGRHEPRLALDGGASGMNDLIHLCDGAVSMLKPGGFFAFETNGDEQSKFLVHYIENKKQGSFSKVKMVPDFAGIKRFITGFRGR from the exons ATGAGGTTGAGCTTTATTCGATCCATTTCATGTTGTGCTGTTTCATCATCTCCAACAACCTCAGTGAAACCTCAAACACCCCTATTTCTAAAGCCATCCAATTACAAAACAACCTTAAAAGACCTCAAAAAATGGCGCCTTTGGGCTAAAACCTTAGCTTCTTCAGTGGGTTCCACTTTCTTGAAACTAGACAATGGACCCCACTCTGACTTATTACTCAGAGAACTAAATTGGCTCATTGAAGACTCAATTGAAACACCCAAATCACTATTACAAGAATCCCATACAGTTTcactaagggtgtgtttggatGAACTTTATGATTTATGGAAACAAAGGGTAGAAAAAAGAAGGCCTTTTCAGTATGTGGTTGGTTGTGAGCATTGGAGGGATTTGGTTTTGAGTGTTCAAGAAGGGGTTTTGATTCCAAGACCTGAAACTGAGCTAATTGTGGATTTggttaatgatgttgttaaggATAATGAGGGGTTAAGGGAAGGTTTGTGGGGTGATTTGGGGACTGGAAGTGGTGCACTTGCTATTGGGATTGCAAGGATTTTGGGCTGTGAAGGTAGAGTTATTGCTACTGATTTGAGTCATGTTGCTACTGCCGTTGCATCTTATAATGTGCAGAGGTATGATTTGGAG GATAAAGTGTTGGTAAAGCAAGGATCTTGGTTTGAGCCTTTGAGAGATAATGAAGGAGAATTTGTGGGGCTGGTCAGTAATCCACCATATATTCCAAGCAAAGATATTGGTGGACTGCAAGCTGAAGTTGGTAGACATGAACCTAGACTGGCGTTAGACGGTGGAGCAAGTGGTATGAATGACCTCATCCATCTCTGTGATGGAGCTGTTTCGATGTTGAAACCTGGCGGTTTCTTTGCATTTGAG ACAAATGGTGATGAACAGAGCAAATTCCTAGTCCACTACATTGAGAATAAGAAGCAAGGTAGCTTCTCTAAAGTGAAGATGGTACCAGATTTTGCTGGCATCAAGAGATTTATAACAGGATTTAGAGGAAGATAA
- the LOC132037929 gene encoding probable protein phosphatase 2C 6 encodes MGICYSSSKSKSGDDGLWDGKNESNSKLKKNSYSGDFSTFFSKLSGGGGEEQGLHNIPGRRFGNGATSLACLYTQQGKKGTNQDAMIVWENFCSRSDTIFCGVFDGHGPYGHMVARKVRDTLPLLLRSEWEVKSSGDQSNTSENGNTNGGSHLDDVLDDDLIEAMEAESNEKFPEIHLPLKRSMLKAFRSMDKELKLHPTIDCFCSGSTAVSLVMQGQDIIIGNVGDSRAVLATRDKDNSLVPLQLTVDLKPNLPREAARIHKYKGRVFALQDEPEVARVWLPNSDSPGLAMARAFGDFCLKDFGLISVPDVYYHRITDRDQFVVLATDGIWDVLSNKEAVDIVASAPSRATAARALVDCATRAWRLKYPTSKTDDCAVVCLFLDRVPAPDAVVTASQHDLTKAPQVEMKTIITNGKLESADINTVSASHIAVLEPSGATRDASEIVPVDESIEQQLADKGLGHSQRSLAECLSTAQDEEWSALEGVTRVNSLLSIPRFLSGEKRSASRRKWL; translated from the exons ATGGGAATTTGTTACTCTTCAAGTAAAAGCAAGAGTGGTGATGATGGGTTATGGGATggtaaaaatgaaagtaattCCAAGTTGAAAAAGAATAGTTACAGTGGTGATTTCAGTACATTTTTTAGCAAGTTAAGTGGTGGAGGAGGTGAAGAACAAGGACTGCATAATATTCCTGGAAGGCGTTTTGGGAATGGTGCCACGTCACTTGCTTGCTTATATACTCAGCAAGGGAAAAAAGGAACTAATCAAGATGCCATGATCGTTTGGGAG AATTTTTGTTCGCGGAGCGATACAATCTTCTGTGGAGTATTTGATGGACACGGTCCCTATGGACATATGGTGGCAAGGAAAGTTCGAGATACTCTACCACTTCTGTTGCGCTCAGAGTGGGAAGTTAAATCAAGTGGTGATCAAAGTAATACTTCTGAGAATGGAAATACTAATGGAGGTTCACATCTTGATGATGTCTTGGATGATGATTTGATTGAAGCTATGGAAGCTGAGAGCAACGAAAAGTTCCCAGAAATACATCTCCCCCTTAAAAGGTCGATGTTAAAAGCTTTCCGGTCGATGGATAAAGAACTCAAGTTGCACCCAACTATTGATTGTTTCTGTAGTGGGTCAACTGCTGTTTCCTTGGTGATGCAG GGCCAGGATATAATAATTGGTAATGTTGGTGACTCAAGAGCAGTATTGGCAACTAGAGATAAAGACAACTCTTTAGTGCCTCTACAGTTGACAGTAGATTTGAAGCCTAATCTTCcaa gAGAAGCTGCTCGAATACACAAATACAAAGGCAGGGTGTTTGCATTGCAAGATGAGCCAGAGGTTGCACGCGTATGGTTGCCAAATAGTGACTCTCCTGGCTTGGCAATGGCCAGGGCATTTGGTGATTTTTGTCTGAAGGATTTTGGTTTAATTTCTGTCCCTGATGTGTATTACCACCGCATTACAGATAGGGACCAGTTTGTTGTTCTAGCTACTGATGGG ATTTGGGATGTCCTTTCTAATAAGGAAGCTGTGGATATTGTGGCCTCAGCCCCAAGTCGCGCTACAGCTGCCCGAGCTCTTGTTGACTGCGCGACAAGAGCTTGGAGGCTGAAATACCCCACATCAAAGACTGATGACTGTGCTGTTGTATGCCTTTTCCTGGACCGTGTACCTGCACCTGATGCTGTAGTGACAGCATCTCAGCACGATTTGACAAAGGCCCCTCAAGTGGAAATGAAGACAATTATTACAAATGGCAAACTCGAAAGTGCAGATATCAATACTGTTTCAGCTTCTCATATCGCTGTTCTTGAACCTTCAGGTGCTACAAGAGATGCCAGTGAGATAGTTCCTGTTGATGAGTCGATTGAACAACAGCTTGCTGATAAGGGTCTTGGACATTCTCAGCGAAGCCTAGCCGAGTGCCTTTCTACTGCACAAGATGAGGAATGGTCAGCCCTTGAGGGAGTTACCAGGGTTAATAGCCTTCTTAGTATTCCTAGATTCTTGTCTGGTGAGAAAAGGTCAGCCAGTCGGAGAAAGTGGTTGTAA